Within Serratia odorifera, the genomic segment TGTTCAGCACTTTTTCACCGTGCACACGCAGCCAGGTTTCACCCAGTTGGCGATTCAGGTGGTAATCGCCCACGTCCGCACCAAAGCTGATGCAACGCGGGTCGGCGCCGCGAACCGGCATGGTCAGCGCGTCATCGGCATTCACCACACACACCTTGGCGTTCTCGTAAATGCGCAGCTTGGCCGCCCGGTATTGCTGTAAACCGAAGGGATAGCGATCCATATGATCTTCGGTCACATTGAGAATCGTCGCCGCAGCGGCATGCAGGCTGTAGGTGGTTTCCAGTTGGAAACTCGACAACTCCAGCACGTACAGCTGATATTCCTGCCGCAGCAATTCCAGTACCGGCAGACCAATATTGCCACCCACGCCCACCGCCCAGCCGGCGGCCTTCGCCATTTCACCGACCAGCGTGGTAACGGTGCTTTTGCCGTTGGATCCGGTAATGGCAACGATCGGCGCCTGCGCTTCGCGACAGAACAGCTCCACATCACCGACGATGTCCACCCCGGCATCCGCTGCGGCACTCAACGCCGGTGACGCCAACGCCACGCCTGGGCTGGCGACGATCAGATCCGCTGCCAGCAGCCAGTCTTCCTGCAGATCGCCGAGGTGGCGTTCTACGCTTTCCGGCAACTGGTCCAACCCTGGCGGAGACATGCGGGTATCCATGACGCGCGGCGTCACGCCACGTGCCATAAAGAAATCAACACAGGACAGACCGGTCAGGCCCAACCCGATAATGACGACTTTTTTACCCTGATAATCCGCCATGATTAACGTACCTTCAGCGTTGCCAGGCCAATCAGCACCAGCATCAGCGAAATAATCCAGAAGCGCACGATCACCCGTGGTTCTGGCCAGCCTTTCA encodes:
- the murD gene encoding UDP-N-acetylmuramoyl-L-alanine--D-glutamate ligase codes for the protein MADYQGKKVVIIGLGLTGLSCVDFFMARGVTPRVMDTRMSPPGLDQLPESVERHLGDLQEDWLLAADLIVASPGVALASPALSAAADAGVDIVGDVELFCREAQAPIVAITGSNGKSTVTTLVGEMAKAAGWAVGVGGNIGLPVLELLRQEYQLYVLELSSFQLETTYSLHAAAATILNVTEDHMDRYPFGLQQYRAAKLRIYENAKVCVVNADDALTMPVRGADPRCISFGADVGDYHLNRQLGETWLRVHGEKVLNTREMKLSGRHNYTNALAALALADAVNIPRASSLTALTTYAGLAHRFQRVLDHNGVCWINDSKATNVGSTEAALNGLQVDGTLHLLLGGDGKSADFSPLTRYLQGDHIRLYCFGRDGAQLAQLRPDVATQTDTMEQAMRAIAAVVQPGDMVLLSPACASLDQFRNFEVRGNEFARLAQELGG